Proteins encoded together in one Ciona intestinalis chromosome 3, KH, whole genome shotgun sequence window:
- the LOC108951122 gene encoding intraflagellar transport protein 140 homolog produces the protein MALYFDCLLESSPGSVVKCLAWHEQHAVLAVCTSLVEDDSGAVNLYDKQGVKESKTPLMHRSTPPTTAAWHPTRKLLAVGWENGEVLVWNDQEKELHEIPSLHMKALSTITWSSNGTRLATGDKVCNGRSN, from the exons ATGGCTTTATATTTTGACTGCCTCTTGGAAAGTTCACCAGGATCGGTGGTGAAGTGCCTTGCCTGGCATGAGCAGCATGCTGTATTAGCAGTGTGTACCTCATTGGTTGAAGATGACAGTGGTGCAGTGAATTTATATGATAAACAG GGTGTGAAAGAAAGCAAGACTCCTCTCATGCACAGATCCACACCCCCAACAACTGCTGCATGGCATCCAACCAGAAAACTTTTAGCAGTGGGTTGGGAAAACGGAGAAGTTCTTGTGTGGAACGACCAGGAGAAGGAATTGCATGAAATACCAAGTCTTCACATGAAAGCTCTTTCCACTATTACTTGGTCCAGTAATGGCACTCGCCTTGCCACTGGAGACAAGGTCTGTAATGGTAGATCTAACTGA
- the LOC100180648 gene encoding peroxisomal 2,4-dienoyl-CoA reductase-like, producing the protein MLFARCLRCSTEYLLQPLGKNLLRATKVTPQLTMATRNLNIEANGDDCLQDYNYVFKPDLLKDKVAFITGGGTGIGFRITEIFMRHGCKTAIASRKIERVKEAADKLTAATGVECFPLQMDVRNPAEVDQTVKNIVSHFGKLDILVNNAAGNFLCPAESLSANAFKTVMEIDTNGTFNVTKSVFDNYFKENGGSVVNITATLGYKGTVMQTHAGCAKAAIDTMTKHLAAEWGQYGVRINGIAPGPIGGTVGMAKLGGKSDKAEMMKKSIPLQRWGQKTEIADSVLYLVSPAASYVTGTVLVADGGSWLTSFNDPTMMHMLMKSSM; encoded by the exons ATGCTATTCGCTCGTTGTCTACGGTGTTCCACTGAATATTTGTTGCAGCCGCTGGGTAAAAATCTATTAAGAGCCACAAAAGTTACACCACAGTTAACAATGGCAACcagaaatttaaacattgaaGCAAATGGAGACGATTGTTTGCAAGACTACAATTACGTTTTTAAACCTGATTTGCTCAA AGATAAAGTGGCCTTTATTACTGGAGGGGGAACAGGGATCGGTTTCCGAATTACTGAAATATTTATGAG ACATGGATGCAAGACGGCAATTGCAAGTCGAAAAATAGAAAGAGTTAAAGAAGCTGCTGATAAATTGACTGCTGCTACTGGTGTTGAATGTTTTCCTTTACAAATGGATGttagaaat CCAGCAGAAGTTGATCAAACCGTGAAGAATATTGTTTCACATTTTGGAAAGCTAGATATCCTGGTTAACA ATGCTGCTGGAAATTTCTTGTGCCCTGCTGAATCCTTGTCGgcaaatgcatttaaaacgGTTATGGAAATAGACACAAATGGGACCTTCAATGTGACGAAGTCTGTCTTTGATAATTATTTCAAG GAGAATGGGGGCAGTGTTGTAAACATTACAGCAACCCTTGGTTATAAGGGAACTGTTATGCAGACACATGCAGGATGTGCTAAAGCAGCAATAG ATACAATGACAAAGCACTTGGCTGCTGAATGGGGACAATATGGTGTTCGAATTAATGGAATTGCTCCTGGTCCTATTGGTGGAACTGTTGGAATGGCAAAACTTG GTGGAAAAAGTGACAAAGCAGAGATGATGAAAAAATCCATTCCACTTCAGCGATGGGGACAGAAAACTGAAATTGCTGACAGTGTGTTGTACTTGGTCAGCCCTGCTGCTTCATATGTGACTGGTACAGTATTAGTGGCTGATGGTGGAAGTTGGTTGACAAGCTTTAATGATCCAACCATGATGCACATGCTGATGAAAAGCTCTATGTGA
- the LOC100176326 gene encoding intraflagellar transport protein 140 homolog: protein MALYFDCLLESSPGSVVKCLAWHEQHAVLAVCTSLVEDDSGAVNLYDKQGVKESKTPLMHRSTPPTTAAWHPTRKLLAVGWENGEVLVWNDQEKELHEIPSLHMKALSTITWSSNGTRLATGDKEGVFAVWKADARGRVQHNPLCRHDLGASVVDCVVKQGLETTSDHDINIAYLARAAVSGDETALDMFADMKKSANRINSRPTRTEGVTFYVGLSNGGIQYIDEKGLNNDCLKLDNPIQQLLFNKEKDFLVAISTDLQVIKMKVMSDGSTEQMESVKFSGQEGKAKLAWAGGHLLAVATSDQSLRLWDLVNGDNFALLLDENMGFEKGESINNVSYFPGKGVLSAGTSEGRVAMWNSVATGKDSKVEAEDRWKLQSAISLEIPCNSLKWCPNHPVLAVGGGEGALLLTEQKMKWCLSSTMVAIQSGPRSVAVDFIGRKPEKESTLIGLGLSPQHLNQPLNRPSGHIEFETTIPYNGIAAASEHIAVWNGKQVSMYEITSSAGIFKGSFECESSINALHDQSLFSVEQPKDPKDRPKIQVRNFQGTVKQLLSMQENEGGVDMMSVNGNFIVVGTSTGCIKIYDLTRREAKAHSNTKQLRDLLQGFGSFNQMSVNCVGSKVAFTYKHVNGVPDFRVFVYDCERDRLEFFDFSTGTNENDDFENDSGPKTDIEQSKADAAAEIAGRYPISVHWDAIESRLLSCEARITDAARNEIIEADRKSTMSILSSESSINRPLPAEVLVISLFSTQDHGLLLQDFYARKAQYDQLIGLRVPNFYFSKSTSVLVSAAEDKSSEYVSEQSSILRQTMRDFVGLNESDEASQAAMLNFSYYLTIGDMDEAFKSIKLIKGAAVWESMAKMCVKTRRLDVAKVCLANMGHARGARAMREAEKEPELDARVARLALELGMNDEAERLYKNCQRYDLLNVFYQSTAQWGKALETAELSDRIHLRTTFYKYAKHLEACGDIAGAIPNYEKSGTQYFEVPRMLFDETEMLEAYIMKTKDRKLRKWWAQYMESTGEMDTALKFYQQAADPLSLVRVFCYCGNPEKAAEVANETGDRAACYHLARQFENNDDIKQAIHFFTRAMAYGNAIRICKEHGFEDQLMNLALLSTPNDMIEAARHYEERPDTLDKAVMLYHKAGHFSRALELAFESKQFGALELISQDLDDSADPVLLERCAEFFTEHGQHERAVSMLVVVKKYAEAISICSNNDVRLNEELVEKLTVPKDYMDQHQRERLLAKLASCCMNQGEYHLACKKYTQAGDKEKAMRALLKSGDTEKIIFFAGVSRLRNLYVMAANYLQSLDWRKDPEIMKNIISFYTKGRALDSLAGFYDACAQVEIDEYQNYEKAMGALTEAFKCLTKAKMANKQQQEIKITELKARIALVKKFIQTRRLFDSDPQEGIKQCHALINEPDLESSVRYGDVYGLLIEYCASQDNNDKAYHYMQELRARLPTVTLSYFVNMKTIETVHRAVGVPLGRGVGIGNGDADKMKGNEDSEDEVTEELYDGGGFGYR, encoded by the exons ATGGCTTTATATTTTGACTGCCTCTTGGAAAGTTCACCAGGATCGGTGGTGAAGTGCCTTGCCTGGCACGAGCAGCATGCTGTATTAGCAGTGTGTACCTCATTGGTTGAAGATGACAGTGGTGCAGTGAATTTATATGATAAACAG GGTGTGAAAGAAAGCAAGACTCCTCTCATGCACAGATCCACTCCCCCAACAACTGCTGCATGGCATCCAACCAGAAAACTTTTAGCAGTGGGTTGGGAAAACGGAGAAGTTCTTGTGTGGAACGACCAGGAGAAGGAATTGCATGAAATACCAAGTCTTCACATGAAAGCTCTTTCCACTATTACTTGGTCCAGTAATGGCACTCGCCTTGCCACTGGAGACAAG GAAGGTGTCTTCGCTGTGTGGAAAGCTGATGCACGTGGTCGAGTCCAACACAATCCTTTATGCCGACATGATCTTGGAGCTTCTGTGGTTGATTGTGTGGTGAAACAAGGGTTGGAAACTACATCAGATCATGAtattaa CATTGCTTACTTGGCAAGAGCTGCGGTGAGTGGAGATGAAACAGCACTCGACATGTTTGCTGATATGAAAAAGTCTGCCAACAGAATCAATTCACGCCCCACGCGCACTGAAGGCGTGACGTTTTATGTTGGATTATCAAACG GTGGTATTCAGTACATTGATGAAAAAGGATTAAACaatgattgtttaaaattggacAATCCCATTCAACAGTTGTTATTCAACAAAGAAAAGGATTTTTTAGTCGCGATTTCTACTGATCTGcag GTAATAAAGATGAAAGTAATGTCTGATGGTTCAACTGAACAAATGGAGAGTGTTAAGTTCAGTGGTCAGGAAGGTAAAGCTAAACTAGCTTGGGCAGGTGGACATCTCCTTGCTGTGGCAACCTCTGACCAATCTTTGCG tttatgGGATTTAGTAAATGGAGATAACTTTGCTTTGCTCTTGGatgaaaatatgggatttgaGAAAGGAGAGTCCATCAATAATGTTTCTTATTTTCCGGGCAAAG GCGTTTTATCTGCTGGTACAAGTGAAGGTCGTGTCGCGATGTGGAATTCTGTGGCGACCGGAAAAGATTCCAAAGTTGAAGCTGAAGACAGATGGAAGCTTCAGTCAGCTATTTCGCTTGAAATTCCCTGCAATAGTTTGAAG TGGTGCCCCAACCATCCAGTGTTAGCAGTAGGAGGAGGGGAGGGAGCACTTCTTCTCACAGAGCAGAAGATGAAGTGGTGTCTCTCCTCAACCATGGTTGCCATACAGTCTGGTCCACGCAGTGTTGCTGTGGATTTTATTGGAAGAAAACCGGAGAAGGAATCTACACTTATAG GATTAGGCCTATCACCTCAACACTTGAACCAGCCATTAAATCGACCAAGTGGTCACATTGAATTTGAAACTACAATACCATATAATGGAATAGCTGCAGCTTCT GAACATATAGCTGTATGGAATGGCAAGCAAGTATCTATGTATGAAATTACATCCAGCGCTGGTATTTTTAAAG GGAGCTTTGAATGTGAATCCTCAATCAACGCTTTGCACGATCAAAGTTTGTTTTCAGTGGAACAACCAAAAGACCCAAAAGATCGACCGAAAATACAAGTCAGAAATTTTCAG GGAACGGTGAAACAGCTTCTCAGTATGCAGGAAAATGAAGGAGGGGTTGATATGATGTCAGTAAATGGTAACTTCATCGTGGTGGGAACTTCTACTGGTTGTATAAAGATTTATGATTTGACTAGAAG AGAAGCAAAAGCTCACAGCAACACAAAGCAACTGAGAGATTTATTACAAGGTTTTGGTTCCTTCAACCAAATGTCGGTTAATTGTGTCGGAAGTAAAGTGGCCTTCACATACAAACat GTAAATGGAGTTCCAGATTTTCGAGTTTTTGTATACGACTGCGAACGTGACAGATTGGAGTTTTTCGATTTTTCCACAGGAACAAATGAAAACGATGATTTTGAAAATGACTCTGGTCCTAAGACAGATATTGAACA GAGCAAAGCTGATGCAGCTGCAGAAATCGCAGGTCGCTACCCCATCAGTGTCCACTGGGATGCGATAGAGAGCAGATTGTTGTCGTGCGAAGCGAGAATCACTGATGCGGCACGAAACGAAATCATTGAAGCCGATCGTAAATCTACTATGTCTATTTTGAGCTCAGAATCCAGTATAAATCGCCCTTTACcg GCTGAAGTGTTGGTTATATCATTGTTCAGCACACAAGACCATGGGTTGCTGCTACAAGATTTCTATGCAAGGAAAGCACAATATGATCAACTTATTGGGCTCCGTGTTCCGAATTTCTACTTTTCTAAATCT ACATCCGTGTTGGTGTCAGCAGCGGAAGATAAATCTTCAGAATATGTTTCAGAACAG tCATCAATCTTGCGACAAACGATGCGTGACTTCGTGGGATTGAATGAAAGCGATGAAGCGTCACAAGCGGCCATGCTTAATTTTAGTTATTACCTCACAATTGGAGACATGGATGAAGCTTTCAAGTCAATCAAGCTGATTAAGGG gGCTGCTGTGTGGGAGAGCATGGCGAAGATGTGTGTGAAGACGAGGAGGTTGGATGTTGCAAAGGTGTGTCTCGCCAATATGGGGCATGCAAGAGGAGCAAGGGCGATGAGGGAGGCCGAGAAGGAGCCGGAACTCGATGCACGAGTTGCACGACTCGCACTCGAACTTGGAATGAAc GATGAAGCTGAGCGTTTGTATAAGAATTGTCAACGTTATGATTTGCTTAACGTGTTCTACCAATCTACTGCACAGTGGGGGAAG GCTTTAGAAACTGCTGAGTTGTCAGATCGAATTCATCTTcggacaactttttataaatacgcGAAACATTTGGAAGCTTGTGGAGATATTGCTGGTGCAATACCTAA TTATGAAAAATCTGGCACTCAATATTTTGAAGTCCCACGTATGTTGTTTGATGAAACAGAGATGTTGGAAGCTTACATTATGAAAACAAAGGACAG GAAACTTCGCAAGTGGTGGGCACAATATATGGAATCCACAGGTGAGATGGACACCGCACTTAAGTTTTACCAACAAGCTGCTGACCCATTATCTCTGGTTAGAGTCTTCTGTTACTGTGGGAATCcagaaaag GCTGCTGAGGTGGCAAATGAAACAGGGGACCGTGCAGCTTGTTACCATCTTGCTAGACAATTTGAAAACAACGATGATATTAAACAAGCAATCCATTTCTTTACGAGAGCCATGGCTTATGGAAATGCCATCAGAATATGCAAA GAGCATGGGTTCGAAGACCAGCTTATGAACCTTGCATTGCTAAGCACACCCAATGACATGATAGAAGCTGCCAGGCATTATGAGGAACGACCTGACACACTGGATAAGGCGGTTATGCTTTACCATAAG GCTGGCCACTTTTCGCGTGCATTAGAACTAGCGTTTGAAAGCAAACAATTTGGTGCCCTGGAACTTATTTCACAAGATTTAGACGACAGTGCTGACCCAGTTTTATTAGAAAGATGTGCAGAATTTTTCACCGAACATGGTCAACATGAACGAGCCGTCTCTATGCTTGTCGTTGTTAAAAAG TATGCTGAAGCGATTTCTATTTGTTCCAATAATGATGTTCGTTTGAACGAAGAGTTGGTTGAGAAGTTAACTGTACCAAAAGACTACATGGACCAACACCAACG GGAACGGTTGTTGGCAAAACTAGCAAGCTGCTGCATGAATCAAGGTGAATATCACCTGGCATGTAAGAAATACACGCAGGCCGGAGATAAGGAAAAG GCAATGCGAGCGTTGTTAAAATCAGGTGATACTGAAAAGATCATTTTCTTTGCTGGTGTATCACGATTGCGAAATCTCTACGTAATGGCTGCCAACTACCTGCAGTCACTGGATTGGCGCAAAGATCCTGAAATAATGAAGAACATCATTAGTTTCTATACAAAAGGCCGAGCCCTCGATTCATTAGCAGGATTTTACGATGCGTGTGCGCAG GTTGAAATTGACGAGTACCAGAATTACGAGAAAGCCATGGGGGCCCTTACTGAGGCTTTTAAATGCCTTACTAAGGCAAAGATGGCAAACAAGCAACAGCAAGAAATAAAGATCACTGAACTAAAAGCACGAATAGCGCTCGTGAAAAAGTTTATACAGACACGAAG GTTGTTCGACAGTGACCCACAAGAAGGAATAAAACAATGTCATGCTTTAATTAATGAACCTGACTTGGAATCTTCCGTTCGTTATGGTGATGTGTATGGGTTGCTTATTGAGTATTGTGCTTCACAAGACAACAACGACAAG GCGTATCACTACATGCAAGAACTACGTGCCCGATTGCCAACCGTCACTCTGTCGTACTTCGTAAACATGAAAACCATTGAAACTGTACATCGGGCTGTGGGAGTTCCGCTTGGTCGGGGTGTGGGGATTGGTAATGGTGATGCGGACAAAATGAAAGGAAACGAAGACAGCGAAGACGAGGTGACTGAGGAGTTGTACGATGGGGGAGGATTTGGTTACAGATAA
- the LOC108951132 gene encoding melatonin receptor type 1A, with protein sequence MFPTARLVDMGNSTTEILRTNINATDQLTSEGFTALPVVKIIVMLNLMLVGIIGNIFVIASVKREKQLNIPGNFFIVNLAFADLIITGISMPIILHNVIKEVLLPASMIGYEQNIFCQASAYLKIIALHVSWYSFAFIAINRYYSVCRPIQYPYHFKRDRIMKTIWLIWLWVFIINFPVMVGWAVPSSKDITNSSEGYYDLYPRNRPPVVYDNSTNDCVLGIQNNGGYLFANGIFVVALPLLTIAFCYSLVFMAIIKNRRRLQSTMGTDQLKRRFQTERRTFLMLLAVVMLFVVSWMPVIIYEYVADIEYTSKNDTSTDTVRLIVNWLALSNSMMNPILYAFLNRSFRTGFRHVIMDFLSFTTGKMCGCCKTGEKLSSYFYTMRSINNETQGPYALQSIVSSGAVGNKNKPSNSRTRPMPSKNMSSKNNSKSEGVDNKTMDPPCAGLVEVNAIVMNSKPSLMDDKTTMP encoded by the exons ATGTTTCCAACTGCACGATTAGTTGATATGGGAAACAGCACTACCGAAATATTACGGACTAATATCAATGCAACTGACCAGCTGACATCAGAAGGATTTACTGCTTTACCGGTGGTAAAGATCATAGTAATGTTGAATCTAATGTTGGTCGGCATaattggaaatatttttgtcattGCTTCAGTTAAAAGG GAGAAACAGCTGAATATTCCTGGCAACTTCTTTATTGTGAACCTTGCATTTGCTGATCTTATTATTACAGGGATTAGTATGCCCATTATACTACACAATGTGATCAA AGAGGTTTTACTTCCAGCTTCCATGATTGGTTAcgaacaaaacatattttgccAAGCATCAGCATATCTTAAAATTATAGCTCTACACGTTTCATG GTACAGCTTTGCTTTCATTGCAATCAACAGATATTACAGTGTATGTCGACCAATACAATATCCATACCACTTTAAAAGAGATAGAATTATGAAGACAATTTGGTTGATTTGGCTCTGGGTATTTATCATTAACTTTCCAGTAATGGTTGGCTGGGCTGTGCCAAGTTCAAAAGATATAACCAACTCTTCTGAAG GCTATTACGATTTGTATCCGAGGAATAGACCACCAGTTGTTTATGACAATTCAACAAACGACTGTGTGTTGGGCATACAGAATAATGGAGGCTATTTATTCGCAAACGGAATTTTCGTTGTTGCGTTACCTCTGCTGACTATTGCTTTCTGCTACTCATTAGTTTTTATGGCAATTATCAAGAATCGGCGAAG ATTGCAATCCACCATGGGAACTGATCAATTGAAAAGAAGATTCCAGACAGAAAGAAGGACATTTTTAATGCTTCTTGCAGTAGTGATGTTATTTGTTGTGTCCTGGATGCCAGTTATTATTTACGAATATGTTGCTGATATTGAATATACATCAAAAAATG ATACATCGACTGATACAGTGCGACTTATAGTGAATTGGCTTGCATTAAGCAACAGCATGATGAACCCAATACTTTATGCTTTCCTAAACCGGTCATTCAGAACAGGTTTTCGACATGTCATTATGGACTTCCTTAGCTTTACAACAGGAAAAATGTGTGGCTGTTGCAAAACAGGAGAGAAATTATCGTCATATTTCTACACAATGAG ATCTATTAACAACGAAACTCAAGGCCCATATGCTCTGCAAAGCATTGTCTCATCAGGTGCAGTCggtaacaaaaacaaaccaagCAATTCAAGAACAAGACCTATGCCAAGCAAAAACATGTCTTCCAAGAATAATTCCAAATCAGAAGGAGTTGATAACAAAACCATGGATCCCCCATGCGCTGGGCTGGTTGAAGTGAATGCCATTGTAATGAACAGCAAGCCTTCTTTAATGgatgacaaaacaacaatgcCATAG
- the LOC100185689 gene encoding peroxisomal 2,4-dienoyl-CoA reductase-like, whose protein sequence is MLFARCLRCSTEYLLQPLGKNLLRATKVTPQLTMATRNLNIEANGDDCLEDYNYVFKPDLLKDKVAFITGGGSGIGFRITEIFMRHGCKTAIASRKIERVKEAADKLTAATGVECFPLQMDVRNPAEVDQTVKNIVSHFGKLDILVNNAAGNFLCPAESLSANAFKTVMEIDTNGTFNVTKSVFDNYFKENGGSVVNITATLGYKGTVMQTHAGCAKAAIDTMTKHLAAEWGQYGVRINGIAPGPIGGTVGMAKLGGKSDKAEMMKKSIPLQRWGQKTEIADSVLYLVSPAASYVTGTVLVADGGSWLTSFNDPTMMHMLMKSSM, encoded by the exons ATGCTTTTCGCTCGTTGTCTACGGTGTTCCACTGAATATTTGTTGCAGCCGCTGGGTAAAAATCTATTAAGAGCCACAAAAGTTACACCACAGTTAACAATGGCAACcagaaatttaaacattgaaGCAAATGGAGACGATTGTTTGGAAGACTACAATTACGTTTTTAAACCTGATTTGCTCAA AGATAAAGTGGCCTTTATTACTGGAGGGGGATCAGGGATCGGTTTCCGAATTACTGAAATATTTATGAG ACATGGATGCAAGACGGCAATTGCAAGTCGAAAAATAGAAAGAGTTAAAGAAGCTGCTGATAAATTGACTGCTGCTACTGGTGTTGAATGTTTTCCTTTACAAATGGATGttagaaat CCAGCAGAAGTTGATCAAACCGTGAAGAATATTGTTTCACATTTTGGAAAGCTAGATATCCTGGTTAACA ATGCTGCTGGAAATTTCTTGTGCCCTGCTGAATCCTTGTCGgcaaatgcatttaaaacgGTTATGGAAATAGATACAAATGGGACCTTTAATGTGACGAAGTCTGTCTTTGATAATTATTTCAAG GAGAATGGGGGCAGTGTTGTAAACATTACAGCAACCCTTGGTTATAAGGGAACTGTTATGCAGACACATGCAGGATGTGCTAAAGCAGCAATAG ATACAATGACAAAGCACTTGGCTGCTGAATGGGGACAATATGGTGTTCGAATTAATGGAATTGCTCCTGGTCCTATTGGTGGAACTGTTGGAATGGCAAAACTTG GTGGAAAAAGTGACAAAGCAGAGATGATGAAAAAATCCATTCCACTTCAGCGATGGGGACAGAAAACTGAAATTGCTGACAGTGTGTTGTACTTGGTCAGCCCTGCTGCTTCATATGTGACTGGTACAGTATTAGTGGCTGATGGTGGAAGTTGGTTGACAAGCTTTAATGATCCAACCATGATGCACATGCTGATGAAAAGCTCTATGTGA